A stretch of Mya arenaria isolate MELC-2E11 chromosome 14, ASM2691426v1 DNA encodes these proteins:
- the LOC128216604 gene encoding E3 ubiquitin-protein ligase TRIM33-like: protein MAYNLESSFQQASDLIHDFTCSPCKDDGLNNEAHFFCDECKKHYCNNCVQLHNKLFRTHSVLGRQDVSKWVGYSGLSPIEICDKHGDKKLELLCEDHDKLCCPICVSLTHRMCQSIKHIPDLAKGLKTQIDFKKLPADVDTITTRLQGITKKRTHNKQSLKDSGKKILAEIKSLRKKVIDKFDDIEKKTKDILENQLHEADDFLQDDIDKCTKLTDKLKTYLNTIQSQQDDNISYIAYKKCKDKMSDAESLLQELSTKPDTTLTFQADPRFEQCLSGLNALGEIITFQSKDMLNKFDILHVFKIKARSQYTVKMPSDKNTSSIHGICKLPGGEILITDYNNTNLKLLNSQYQVTASRDLPAKPLHLCHIAGYEAAVTLQDNSVHFIRVAGSTLTVSRKMTFPHDCIGISHHNGNLYVGSLTAIYQYTMSGQLVKKIYEDNSAKFTVNRFTVSRDGTKIYIPASSHNKLITIDTSGNILSTLLDPDFNWPYSVCVNDRGHTFVCSLNSKTVTQVDKDGKHKLATLATQKDGLRNPSSIWFDNPTSNLIVGGCQNELSVFALE from the exons ATGGCATATAACCTTGAATCATCTTTTCAACAAGCGTCTGACCTTATTCATGACTTTACCTGCTCTCCATGTAAAGATGATGGATTAAATAATGAGGCACATTTCTTCTGTGATGAGTGCAAGAAACATTACTGCAACAACTGTGTACAGTTACACAACAAACTGTTCAGGACACATTCAGTGCTTGGAAGACAAGATGTGAGCAAGTGGGTGGGGTATTCTGGACTAAGCCCAATAGAGATATGTGACAAACATGGTGACAAGAAGCTTGAGCTGCTCTGCGAGGATCATGACAAGCTTTGTTGCCCCATTTGTGTCTCCCTTACACACAG AATGTGCCAGAGCATCAAACACATTCCAGACCTGGCTAAAGGACTAAAGACACAAATAGACTTCAAGAAACTGCCTGCTGATGTTGATACTATCACTACCAGACTTCAAGGAATCACCAAGAAAAGAACACACAACAAACAGTCTCTGAAAGATTCTGGAAAGAAAATACTTGCCGAAATAAAATCACTGAGGAAGAAAGTGATTGACAAGTTTGATGATATAGAGAAAAAGACAAAAGACATCTTAGAAAACCAGCTCCATGAGGCAGATGATTTCCTTCAGGACGACATTGACAAATGCACAAAGCTCACAGACAAACTCAAAACTTACCTAAACACCATCCAATCCCAGCAAGATGACAACATCTCCTACATAGCATACAAAAAATGCAAGGACAAGATGAGTGACGCAGAGAGCCTGCTACAAGAACTCTCAACCAAGCCTGACACAACCCTCACATTCCAGGCTGATCCCAGGTTTGAACAGTGCCTTTCAGGGTTAAACGCTTTAGGGGAAATCATAACATTCCAAAGCAAAGACATGCTTAATAAATTTGACATATTGCATGTGTTTAAGATAAAAGCCAGATCACAATACACTGTTAAAATGCCAAGTGATAAAAACACCAGTTCTATACATGGTATATGTAAGCTGCCTGGAGGAGAGATTCTCATCACAGACTACAACAACACCAACTTGAAGCTACTGAACTCCCAGTATCAGGTGACAGCCTCACGTGACCTCCCTGCTAAACCTCTACATCTATGTCACATTGCAGGATATGAGGCAGCTGTAACTCTCCAAGACAATAGTGTACATTTCATCAGAGTGGCAGGTAGTACACTGACTGTTTCAAGgaagatgacatttccacatGATTGTATAGGTATTTCTCACCACAATGGTAACCTCTATGTAGGATCCCTTACAGCAATTTACCAGTACACAATGTCAGGTCAGCTGGTGAAAAAGATATACGAAGACAATAGTGCCAAATTCACAGTGAACAGATTCACAGTGAGCAGAGATGGAACCAAAATCTACATTCCAGCTTCATCTCACAACAAGCTGATCACCATTGACACAAGTGGGAACATTCTGTCAACTCTACTGGACCCGGACTTTAACTGGCCTTATTCAGTGTGTGTTAATGATAGAGGACATACGTTTGTCTGCTCTCTTAATTCCAAGACAGTGACCCAGGTAGACAAGGATGGCAAACACAAACTTGCCACATTGGCGACACAGAAAGATGGACTCCGCAATCCATCGTCAATATGGTTCGACAATCCAACAAGCAATCTGATTGTTGGAGGATGTCAAAATGAACTTTCAGTGTTTGCGCTAGAATAA